The Nitrospirota bacterium genome includes a window with the following:
- the ybgF gene encoding tol-pal system protein YbgF, whose amino-acid sequence MWIDGKMSGVWISLCAVLTAGCVAQEADLKRTERDLQQRIKQSSDESAQTRARQGHEISALREQELPQLRGDVDRALHQAQELQGKQDDLKQQAKKLEQLAAKIEAESATRYAWAQKNFETQELKSKEDRERFMADVNSRLDDVNRQTETLRKELIEVVQKTGGALMKNVDARLEEQQKAAGTSQIRSEQLAEQFAQFSRSLAEFRDSLTGLNERLSQEEQAGKASMAHLNEMNKSVTGYLSEVNKSLTSVAQKFAARFDEQDQRLDALSRAIDQDAHLRGKKPGAHQPATKPSHQSSVEPFSESPRVEREVAPTEAAPASGAPASSHVSQGVAHQEKLEYERLLTLFRSGDLDGAKEGFAAFLRNHPNSDLSPNARYWLGESYYGKKDYRQAIDSYDRVELDFPKSEKVPAALLKKGYAYLAMKDKKRAASAFKQVVTSYPRSSEAGKAADKLSQLKE is encoded by the coding sequence ATGTGGATTGATGGCAAGATGAGCGGAGTCTGGATCTCGCTCTGCGCGGTGCTTACCGCCGGCTGTGTGGCGCAAGAGGCTGATCTCAAACGGACGGAGCGGGATCTTCAGCAGCGCATCAAGCAGTCCAGCGATGAGTCGGCTCAGACTCGCGCGCGGCAGGGCCATGAGATCTCTGCGCTCCGGGAGCAGGAGCTGCCGCAATTGCGTGGCGATGTCGATCGGGCGTTGCATCAGGCGCAGGAGCTCCAAGGGAAGCAGGACGATCTTAAGCAGCAAGCGAAGAAGCTCGAGCAGCTGGCGGCGAAAATAGAGGCGGAGAGCGCCACGCGTTACGCCTGGGCCCAGAAAAATTTCGAGACACAGGAACTGAAAAGTAAAGAAGACCGCGAGCGGTTCATGGCGGACGTGAACAGCCGTCTGGACGATGTGAACCGGCAGACCGAAACGTTGCGGAAAGAGCTGATCGAGGTGGTGCAGAAGACCGGCGGCGCGTTGATGAAGAATGTGGATGCCCGCCTGGAGGAACAGCAAAAGGCGGCGGGAACCAGCCAGATCCGTTCCGAGCAGCTGGCCGAGCAGTTCGCGCAGTTCAGTCGGTCCTTGGCGGAGTTCCGGGATTCATTGACGGGGTTGAACGAACGGCTGAGCCAGGAAGAGCAGGCGGGCAAAGCATCGATGGCCCATCTCAACGAGATGAATAAGTCGGTGACCGGGTATTTGAGCGAAGTGAATAAGAGCCTGACCTCCGTGGCGCAGAAGTTTGCGGCCCGTTTCGACGAGCAGGACCAGCGTTTGGATGCGTTGTCCCGGGCGATCGATCAGGATGCGCATCTGCGTGGAAAGAAGCCGGGGGCGCACCAGCCGGCCACGAAGCCGTCCCATCAATCATCGGTGGAGCCCTTTTCTGAATCCCCGCGGGTCGAGCGGGAGGTTGCACCGACTGAAGCGGCTCCGGCATCCGGCGCGCCGGCCTCATCTCACGTCAGTCAGGGGGTGGCACACCAAGAGAAGCTAGAATATGAGCGATTGCTGACCCTGTTTCGCAGCGGGGATCTGGATGGAGCCAAGGAGGGGTTCGCCGCGTTTTTGCGAAACCATCCGAATTCCGATCTGTCTCCCAACGCGCGTTATTGGCTGGGCGAATCGTATTACGGAAAGAAAGACTATCGGCAGGCGATCGATTCATATGACCGTGTTGAATTGGATTTCCCGAAGAGCGAGAAAGTGCCGGCGGCGCTGTTGAAGAAGGGCTATGCCTATTTGGCGATGAAGGATAAGAAGCGCGCCGCTTCCGCCTTTAAGCAGGTAGTGACCTCGTATCCACGAAGTTCCGAGGCCGGGAAAGCAGCCGATAAATTATCCCAGTTGAAGGAGTGA
- the ybgF gene encoding tol-pal system protein YbgF → MHKTTGATGLVVLTAGTVLLLAGCATHADFVELRDQTAAVSKFQEQDQKRLDALQRRLESLERTKDSDSAKPKLDPRFDELSARIQKIEGRLAKLDEAPAVPAAPKGEPAPGEPARPAKPQKPASSSDTSPMMPGVPSLTPTSAFNLAYNDYLNGKYDLAVAGFQRFVKDFSGTSLTPNAHYWLGESYYQQKDYARAMQSFEYLSTEYPGNEKVPAALFKLSLAAGETGDLAKSKKYLKRVIDEFPLSDEAKLAKNKLGEIR, encoded by the coding sequence ATGCACAAAACAACAGGCGCCACAGGGTTGGTCGTGCTTACGGCCGGGACCGTGCTGCTGCTCGCCGGATGCGCCACGCATGCGGATTTCGTGGAGCTGCGTGACCAAACAGCGGCGGTGTCGAAGTTTCAAGAGCAAGATCAGAAGCGGCTGGATGCGCTGCAACGGCGCTTGGAGTCGCTGGAGCGGACGAAAGACAGCGACTCCGCGAAGCCGAAGCTCGATCCGAGATTTGATGAATTGTCTGCGCGGATTCAAAAAATAGAGGGCCGGTTGGCCAAACTCGATGAGGCGCCGGCCGTTCCCGCTGCGCCCAAGGGGGAGCCAGCCCCGGGAGAGCCAGCTCGTCCAGCCAAGCCTCAGAAGCCGGCGTCATCCTCGGATACGTCGCCGATGATGCCTGGTGTGCCGTCGCTCACGCCGACGTCGGCGTTCAATCTGGCCTATAACGATTATCTCAACGGGAAATACGATCTCGCCGTGGCGGGATTTCAGCGGTTTGTGAAGGATTTTTCCGGCACGTCGCTCACGCCCAATGCCCATTACTGGCTGGGCGAGTCCTATTATCAGCAGAAAGACTATGCGCGCGCGATGCAGTCGTTCGAATATCTGTCGACGGAGTATCCGGGGAATGAAAAGGTACCGGCGGCGCTGTTTAAATTGAGCCTCGCGGCGGGAGAAACCGGAGACCTGGCCAAATCGAAGAAGTATCTCAAACGGGTCATCGACGAGTTCCCCCTGTCGGATGAGGCGAAGCTGGCCAAAAATAAGCTGGGCGAAATTCGATAG
- the mutL gene encoding DNA mismatch repair endonuclease MutL — translation MPAASCSAKIHVLPDDVVSRIAAGEVVERPAAVVKELLENSLDAGGLHITVDVKDGGLTLIRVTDDGEGISRTDLPTAFQRHATSKLRSDRDLTSVTTMGFRGEALPSIASVSHVLVTTATRQDQVGAQLTLVGGAGGAIADAAAVPGTKIEVSNLFFNQPARKKFLKTTTTEFSHISHVVQLAGLAWPSVHFRLTHNGQEILNYPAVSSDRDRILQVYRPAFLDRTVEVQGRVAGLSIRGVMVDPVHARSSKTPQELFVNRRPVRNATVFHAVMEGYGSFLPKGSHPTFVLFLESDPDRLDVNVHPTKKEVRFAETEALHQLVRQSVRHSLGGSERTSVLGLASAGQSQPAPEFASTTAPQAAPSRDSHPVGSISGFRQDSRSNVPDAASLSGIGEGSQLAFAQEAGAAYQLAGKPDIVPLGQILRTYLVVQVGEELQVIDQHTAHERVLFQRLWRGWQSRAIPSQPLLIPEPIELSVAQSALLLKRLDDLEKLGLLIEPFGATAVAVRGVPVGLGKVDVAGLVQDLLDDLTEWDSVSSLEMKVQPVLASLACHGAVRAGRALALPEIQQLTQDWVEEGLIMTCPHGRRTAFRLSTDELAKLFGRVGWT, via the coding sequence ATGCCCGCCGCCAGTTGCTCCGCTAAGATCCATGTCCTTCCTGACGATGTGGTCAGCCGTATCGCGGCCGGCGAGGTCGTCGAGCGTCCCGCTGCCGTCGTTAAAGAACTGCTGGAAAACAGTCTCGATGCCGGCGGCCTCCATATTACGGTCGATGTGAAAGATGGCGGCCTGACCCTCATTCGCGTGACGGATGATGGAGAGGGGATCAGCCGCACCGATCTCCCCACGGCCTTTCAACGGCATGCCACCAGCAAGCTTCGATCCGACCGGGACCTGACCTCGGTGACGACGATGGGGTTTCGCGGCGAGGCCCTGCCGAGCATCGCCTCCGTGTCCCATGTGCTGGTGACGACCGCGACCAGGCAGGATCAGGTGGGCGCGCAGCTCACGCTGGTAGGGGGAGCCGGTGGCGCCATTGCGGACGCAGCTGCCGTGCCTGGCACCAAGATCGAAGTCTCCAATCTGTTTTTCAATCAGCCTGCCAGGAAGAAATTTCTCAAGACGACCACAACCGAGTTTTCCCACATCAGTCATGTGGTGCAGCTTGCAGGTCTCGCCTGGCCGTCGGTGCATTTCCGTCTAACCCATAACGGACAGGAGATTCTCAACTATCCGGCCGTGTCGTCTGACCGTGACCGCATTCTCCAAGTGTACCGTCCGGCTTTTCTCGATCGGACCGTAGAGGTGCAGGGCCGAGTCGCGGGCCTGTCGATCCGCGGGGTGATGGTCGATCCGGTCCATGCGCGCTCCTCGAAGACACCACAAGAACTGTTTGTGAACCGGCGTCCCGTTCGCAATGCGACGGTGTTTCACGCGGTCATGGAGGGGTATGGATCGTTTCTTCCCAAGGGGTCTCATCCGACCTTCGTGCTGTTTCTGGAAAGCGATCCGGACCGGCTCGATGTCAACGTCCATCCCACGAAGAAAGAAGTCCGCTTTGCGGAGACGGAAGCGCTGCATCAGTTAGTGCGCCAATCCGTCCGTCATTCCCTCGGTGGGTCCGAGCGAACGTCCGTGCTGGGTCTCGCCTCGGCGGGACAGTCGCAGCCGGCGCCGGAGTTCGCTTCCACGACGGCGCCGCAGGCTGCGCCGTCGCGGGACTCTCATCCTGTAGGATCGATCTCAGGTTTCCGGCAGGACTCCCGGAGCAATGTGCCAGACGCGGCGTCTCTGTCCGGCATCGGAGAGGGGAGCCAGTTGGCCTTCGCCCAGGAGGCTGGCGCGGCTTATCAGTTGGCCGGGAAACCGGACATTGTGCCGCTCGGGCAAATCCTCCGGACCTATCTCGTGGTGCAGGTGGGCGAAGAGCTGCAAGTGATCGATCAACATACGGCGCACGAGCGGGTTCTCTTCCAGCGGCTTTGGCGAGGGTGGCAAAGCCGGGCGATCCCGTCGCAGCCGCTTTTGATTCCTGAGCCGATCGAGCTATCAGTCGCGCAGAGTGCATTGTTGCTCAAACGCCTCGATGATCTGGAAAAGCTCGGTCTCCTGATCGAACCGTTTGGCGCGACGGCTGTTGCCGTTCGCGGTGTGCCGGTCGGGCTCGGCAAGGTAGATGTGGCAGGCTTGGTGCAGGATCTGCTCGACGATTTGACGGAGTGGGACAGCGTGTCATCGTTGGAAATGAAGGTTCAGCCTGTTCTGGCGTCGCTGGCCTGCCATGGAGCGGTGCGCGCCGGGCGGGCCTTGGCGCTGCCGGAGATTCAGCAGCTGACGCAGGATTGGGTCGAAGAAGGGTTGATCATGACCTGCCCGCATGGGCGCCGCACCGCGTTTCGTCTTTCCACGGATGAACTCGCCAAGTTATTCGGCCGGGTCGGATGGACATGA
- the miaA gene encoding tRNA (adenosine(37)-N6)-dimethylallyltransferase MiaA has translation MMANPAKAARRLSQAQVRCKPVVVVVGPTAVGKSRVAVEVAKAFETEVLTADSRQVYRGMDIGTDKPSMEERQGIPHRLIDLANPDELFNAGLYRRQAVEEIERLYRDSRLPLVVGGTGLYVRTLLNGLCDAPAADPAMREALRQEMKELGHDALYARLVTVDPVAAARLHPRDESKVIRALEVHQLSGRRMSEFQAEHGFAERPFAALIIGLNRDRDVLYRRIEERIDWQLAHGLIDETKQLLAQGYQRDGAAMKGLGYRQVAEHVAGEYDAAEMVRRFKRDTRHFSKRQMTWFRKEPGIQWLMIDESDSVQRTAELVIGQVDQFLTILGEQG, from the coding sequence ATGATGGCCAATCCAGCGAAGGCGGCCCGCCGTCTCTCCCAGGCACAGGTTCGCTGCAAGCCTGTCGTGGTCGTGGTCGGACCGACCGCTGTGGGCAAGAGCCGTGTCGCGGTCGAGGTGGCGAAAGCGTTCGAGACAGAGGTGCTCACGGCAGATTCCCGGCAGGTCTATCGTGGAATGGATATCGGGACAGATAAGCCGTCCATGGAAGAGCGCCAGGGGATCCCCCATCGGCTGATCGATCTTGCCAATCCTGATGAACTGTTTAATGCGGGCCTGTATCGCCGTCAGGCGGTCGAGGAGATCGAGCGTCTCTATCGAGATAGCCGCCTCCCTTTGGTCGTGGGCGGCACAGGGCTCTATGTGCGAACGCTTCTCAATGGGCTGTGTGACGCGCCGGCTGCCGATCCGGCGATGCGGGAAGCCTTGCGGCAGGAGATGAAGGAGCTGGGGCATGATGCGCTCTATGCGCGGCTCGTGACGGTTGATCCTGTGGCTGCGGCACGGTTGCACCCGCGAGACGAATCGAAAGTGATCCGCGCGCTGGAGGTGCATCAGCTCTCCGGCCGCCGCATGTCAGAGTTTCAGGCCGAGCATGGGTTTGCCGAGCGGCCCTTTGCCGCGTTGATCATCGGCTTGAACCGGGACCGCGACGTGCTCTATCGGCGCATCGAGGAGCGGATCGATTGGCAGCTGGCTCACGGGTTGATCGACGAGACGAAGCAGCTCCTGGCTCAGGGCTATCAGCGCGACGGCGCGGCTATGAAGGGGTTGGGGTATCGGCAGGTGGCCGAGCATGTGGCTGGCGAGTACGATGCGGCTGAAATGGTCCGGCGGTTCAAACGGGATACGAGACATTTTTCTAAGAGACAAATGACCTGGTTTCGAAAGGAACCGGGGATTCAATGGTTGATGATTGACGAATCGGATTCGGTTCAGCGAACGGCGGAGCTGGTGATCGGGCAGGTGGATCAATTTCTCACGATACTTGGGGAGCAGGGATGA
- the mtnP gene encoding S-methyl-5'-thioadenosine phosphorylase: protein MKADIGIIGGSGLYDIEGLRTVKEIAVKTPFGAPSDKVVLGELDGIRIAFLSRHGRGHRLNPSEINYRANIYALKSLGVRRVISVSAVGSMKESIKPGDVVLPDQFIDLTKKRVSTFFEGGIVAHVAFGDPVCASLGTALSAAARAVGAAVHEGGVYLCIEGPQFSTKGESRLYRQWGASVIGMTNLPEAKLAREAELCYSTVALVTDYDCWHETEEAVTVEGILTTLRQNVTLAKRLLRTALRAVADVTSCSCQRALQDAIITAPDRMPAPLRRKLALLMDRVVPVKKGKR, encoded by the coding sequence GTGAAGGCAGACATCGGAATTATTGGCGGCAGCGGGCTCTACGATATCGAGGGGCTCAGGACGGTCAAGGAGATTGCGGTCAAGACTCCATTCGGCGCTCCTTCCGATAAGGTGGTGCTTGGCGAACTGGACGGGATTCGCATTGCCTTTCTCTCGCGGCATGGACGAGGCCATCGGCTCAACCCATCGGAAATCAATTATCGCGCGAATATCTATGCGCTCAAATCGCTGGGGGTGAGGCGGGTGATTTCTGTGAGCGCGGTCGGGAGTATGAAGGAGTCGATCAAGCCGGGGGATGTGGTGCTGCCGGATCAGTTTATCGATCTGACCAAGAAGCGGGTCTCTACTTTTTTTGAGGGAGGGATCGTCGCGCATGTGGCGTTTGGCGATCCGGTCTGCGCGTCGCTCGGGACGGCCTTGTCGGCTGCGGCCAGGGCGGTCGGCGCCGCGGTGCATGAGGGCGGGGTCTATCTCTGCATCGAGGGACCGCAGTTTTCGACCAAAGGGGAGTCGCGCTTGTATCGTCAGTGGGGCGCGAGCGTGATCGGGATGACGAATCTCCCGGAAGCCAAGCTTGCGCGCGAGGCGGAACTCTGTTACTCCACGGTGGCCTTGGTGACGGATTACGATTGCTGGCATGAGACGGAAGAGGCTGTGACCGTCGAGGGCATTTTGACCACGCTTCGTCAGAATGTCACGCTGGCCAAACGATTATTGCGGACGGCGCTGCGCGCGGTGGCCGACGTGACATCATGCAGCTGCCAGCGCGCCTTGCAGGATGCCATTATTACGGCGCCTGATCGGATGCCGGCTCCGCTCAGACGGAAGCTGGCCCTCTTGATGGATCGGGTTGTGCCGGTGAAGAAAGGGAAACGGTAA
- a CDS encoding PfkB family carbohydrate kinase, whose translation MGKLLVVGSVALDTVKTPFGEVSEVLGGSATYFSTAASYFTTVDLIAVVGEDFPPQHLAFLKSRGIDVTGLERKPGATFRWKGEYTHQLNEAHTLDTKLNVFETFRPKIPEAYRSPDLLFLGNIDPELQLDVLQKLPRPPLVACDTMNFWINGKRDALWRVLEKVDILIVNDGEARALGEDTNLVKVAQKILARGPKHLIIKRGEYGVLMFNEKQMFGAPAFPLEDVRDPTGAGDTFAGGFLGYLTATGNRSPEAFKQAIIFGSVMASFTVEAFSLDRLRILDYKEVQERFRAFKQLTHFEDIS comes from the coding sequence ATGGGAAAGTTACTCGTCGTCGGATCGGTCGCGCTGGATACGGTGAAGACGCCCTTCGGAGAAGTCAGCGAAGTGCTGGGAGGTTCTGCGACCTACTTTTCGACTGCAGCCAGCTACTTCACCACCGTCGATCTGATCGCAGTGGTGGGGGAGGATTTTCCTCCGCAACACCTGGCCTTTCTCAAGAGCCGCGGGATCGACGTGACGGGGCTGGAGCGAAAGCCCGGGGCGACCTTTCGTTGGAAAGGGGAGTACACGCACCAGCTGAACGAAGCGCATACCCTCGATACGAAACTCAACGTGTTCGAAACCTTTCGGCCCAAGATCCCCGAGGCCTACCGGTCCCCGGATCTCTTGTTCCTGGGCAATATCGACCCGGAACTCCAGTTGGATGTTTTGCAGAAGCTTCCGCGTCCTCCCCTGGTCGCGTGCGATACAATGAACTTTTGGATCAATGGCAAGCGGGACGCCTTGTGGCGAGTGTTGGAGAAGGTCGATATCCTGATCGTGAACGACGGGGAGGCCCGTGCGCTCGGCGAAGATACAAATCTCGTGAAGGTCGCACAGAAAATACTCGCGCGCGGACCCAAGCACCTCATCATCAAGCGCGGGGAGTATGGGGTGCTGATGTTCAATGAGAAGCAGATGTTCGGAGCTCCGGCCTTTCCGCTTGAAGATGTGCGCGATCCCACCGGTGCGGGGGACACCTTCGCCGGCGGCTTTCTTGGCTACTTGACGGCCACGGGGAACCGTTCCCCTGAGGCGTTCAAACAGGCCATTATTTTCGGGAGCGTGATGGCCTCGTTTACCGTGGAAGCCTTTAGCCTTGACCGTTTGCGAATCCTAGATTACAAAGAAGTGCAAGAGCGGTTTCGAGCCTTTAAACAGTTGACCCATTTCGAGGATATTTCGTGA
- a CDS encoding tetratricopeptide repeat protein yields MQAASADPVIRLRWYSLLAVALVVGGLSGCASEESIQKAKGYYQEGVASLDYDQQKSFVSFQKAAKLDPDNKEARYGLGHILTLQGKLPQAEEEFRAAIAIDGTYSEAHTYLGQVLEKQGRWREAIASFRQALANPLYVTPDLARFHLGRSLAHEGDDKGAMEAFEDALVVNPPNVPPALLHLELGRTYHKLGFEQRARETLTKVMTLDKGGEYAAAAKELLTRLKP; encoded by the coding sequence ATGCAAGCTGCCTCAGCCGATCCGGTTATTCGACTGCGGTGGTATTCGTTGTTGGCGGTGGCTCTGGTGGTCGGAGGTCTGTCCGGTTGTGCCTCGGAGGAGTCGATCCAGAAAGCAAAAGGCTATTATCAGGAGGGCGTCGCGAGCCTGGATTACGATCAGCAGAAGTCCTTCGTGTCGTTTCAGAAGGCCGCGAAACTCGATCCTGACAATAAGGAAGCCCGCTATGGGCTCGGTCATATTCTGACGCTCCAGGGTAAATTGCCCCAAGCGGAGGAAGAGTTCCGGGCTGCGATTGCGATCGATGGAACGTACTCGGAAGCGCACACGTATTTAGGCCAGGTTTTGGAGAAGCAGGGGCGGTGGCGGGAGGCGATCGCGTCGTTCCGTCAGGCGCTGGCCAATCCCTTGTATGTGACGCCGGACCTGGCCCGTTTCCATCTCGGCCGGTCGCTGGCGCATGAGGGGGACGATAAGGGAGCGATGGAGGCGTTCGAGGACGCCCTGGTGGTCAATCCGCCAAACGTTCCTCCGGCTTTGTTACACTTGGAGTTGGGGCGGACGTATCACAAGCTGGGGTTCGAGCAACGTGCGAGAGAAACGCTGACCAAGGTGATGACGCTTGATAAGGGCGGCGAGTATGCCGCTGCTGCAAAAGAACTGCTGACACGGCTGAAGCCGTAG
- a CDS encoding DUF4115 domain-containing protein yields the protein MESIGEFFRQVRETKGLTIDEVAAKTRIRTDFVKALEDGNFAKLPDQVFARGFVRSYARSLGLDEDDAIQRFVQSAGAYYDKQIERDRLKLRQAEEERKRLANRKAVAVAIGIAILTLIFLLSREQSSLLVRRSSSDLSAPAAKRTTPLDQQPQSAPPTPQPEVAPPVPKAQPSEPPVASPKVSVESNVKPAPGPTLTVSPVPPPIAPAPSSLGSDGPLGGMLLEGTGTTTDGQLVLDLEATELSWVVVQIDGGSPQEALLRPGEKGRWKGQDQFVLTLGNAGGVKGELNGKPQKPFGPSGKVARDIVIKR from the coding sequence ATGGAATCGATCGGTGAGTTTTTCAGGCAGGTGCGAGAGACGAAGGGGCTGACCATCGACGAGGTCGCGGCCAAGACGCGCATTCGGACCGATTTCGTGAAGGCCTTGGAAGACGGGAACTTTGCTAAGTTGCCGGATCAGGTGTTTGCGCGGGGTTTTGTCCGGTCCTATGCCAGGTCTCTTGGCCTTGATGAGGACGATGCCATTCAGCGGTTCGTGCAGTCGGCCGGCGCCTATTACGACAAGCAAATTGAACGGGACCGTCTCAAGCTCAGGCAGGCGGAGGAAGAGCGGAAGCGGTTAGCTAATCGCAAGGCCGTCGCGGTGGCGATCGGCATCGCTATCCTTACGCTCATTTTCCTGTTAAGCCGGGAACAGTCCTCGCTGTTGGTTCGCCGTTCAAGTTCTGACCTTTCGGCCCCTGCTGCCAAGCGGACCACGCCGTTGGATCAACAGCCTCAGTCCGCGCCGCCAACTCCGCAGCCTGAGGTGGCCCCACCGGTTCCCAAGGCTCAGCCGAGCGAGCCTCCTGTTGCATCACCCAAGGTGAGCGTGGAGAGCAATGTGAAGCCAGCGCCAGGACCAACTCTCACGGTTTCGCCGGTGCCGCCGCCGATCGCTCCGGCCCCTTCGTCGTTGGGAAGCGATGGGCCGCTGGGAGGCATGTTGCTTGAAGGGACTGGAACCACAACGGACGGGCAGTTGGTTTTGGATCTTGAGGCAACAGAGCTGAGCTGGGTTGTCGTCCAAATCGATGGAGGAAGTCCTCAAGAGGCCCTGCTCAGGCCTGGAGAAAAGGGCCGATGGAAAGGCCAGGATCAGTTTGTCTTGACGCTCGGCAATGCCGGGGGCGTCAAAGGCGAGCTCAATGGCAAGCCGCAAAAGCCCTTCGGCCCGAGTGGGAAAGTCGCTCGCGATATCGTCATTAAGCGTTAA
- a CDS encoding c-type cytochrome: protein MGYVAKFLGISAALLMLSVSVVGAEEREPLKPRVPADQMSDAKAMKNPVAVTPESIAKGKALFEGKGTCFNCHGKEGNGQGPAGAILNPSPRDFTNCKFHKKRKDGELFWVIKNGSAGTGMVSLIPAAINEEEAWTIINYERSFCKGE, encoded by the coding sequence ATGGGTTATGTTGCGAAGTTTTTGGGAATCAGCGCAGCGCTGTTGATGTTGTCGGTTTCGGTGGTGGGAGCTGAAGAGCGTGAGCCGCTGAAGCCCCGCGTTCCGGCTGATCAGATGAGCGACGCGAAGGCCATGAAGAATCCGGTCGCCGTGACCCCGGAGAGCATTGCGAAGGGCAAGGCGCTGTTCGAGGGCAAGGGCACCTGCTTCAATTGTCATGGCAAGGAAGGGAATGGCCAGGGCCCGGCCGGTGCGATTTTGAATCCGAGCCCCCGCGATTTCACGAATTGCAAGTTCCACAAGAAGCGGAAAGATGGCGAGCTCTTCTGGGTGATCAAGAACGGCAGCGCGGGAACGGGGATGGTCTCCTTGATCCCGGCCGCGATCAACGAAGAAGAAGCCTGGACGATCATCAACTACGAGCGGAGCTTCTGCAAAGGCGAGTAG
- a CDS encoding carbamoyltransferase, with product MLILGLSNMRDAAAALVENGRVIAAAEEERFVRVKHVTALPVQAIRYCLREAGLRLCDVDAVAVPWKYWQVGRRGALALGAMLRSPQLCWVKGKRSAERMAQEWKELVFLQSNLTRQIDGTACPKPVFLDHHLCHAASTVLVSPFDQAAVLIVDGASEAHTTMLARADGQDIQVLKRISLPHSAGQFYAAITAYLGFKPDHDEYIVMGLAAYGEPRFAAALREQVLRLLPDGGFELNTQIFDFHLARHRIFSPAILRLLGQNRQPDEDVTQRHKDVAASAQLVLEETLLHLARHLQQLTGLDRLCLAGGVAYNCVANSRLWRETGFREVYIPSAAGDSGAALGAALWLTHRRGALTERTVLRSASWGPEFTEQECLSALERAGLSASRLPDDELCETVARELANGRLVCWFQGRMEWGPRGLGNRSLLADPRREDMRELINAKVKLREPFRPFAPSVLEERASEYFDLPSPSPFMLLTVPVLPSAKGLIPAVVHVDGSARVQTVDKTSNPRYRLLLETFGRQTGVPVLLNTSFNVNEPIVCTPDEAINCFLRTEVEWLVLGNLLVQQPASAGRRA from the coding sequence ATGTTGATACTGGGTCTGTCGAACATGCGGGATGCCGCGGCGGCGCTGGTCGAGAACGGCCGAGTCATTGCTGCGGCGGAAGAAGAACGGTTCGTTCGGGTGAAGCATGTCACGGCCCTGCCGGTGCAGGCGATTCGCTATTGTCTCCGCGAGGCAGGCCTGCGCCTCTGCGACGTCGATGCGGTCGCGGTACCCTGGAAGTACTGGCAGGTCGGCCGGCGGGGAGCCCTGGCTCTGGGGGCGATGCTACGGTCGCCGCAGCTCTGTTGGGTGAAGGGCAAGAGGAGCGCCGAGCGAATGGCTCAGGAATGGAAGGAGCTCGTCTTTCTCCAAAGCAATCTCACCAGGCAGATCGACGGAACCGCCTGCCCGAAACCAGTCTTTCTGGACCATCATCTCTGTCATGCAGCCAGCACGGTGCTGGTGTCGCCGTTCGACCAGGCGGCCGTGCTCATCGTGGACGGAGCGTCGGAAGCCCATACGACGATGTTAGCCAGGGCCGACGGTCAAGACATTCAGGTGCTGAAACGGATTTCCCTTCCCCATTCAGCCGGACAGTTTTACGCGGCTATCACCGCCTATCTGGGATTCAAGCCGGATCACGATGAATATATTGTGATGGGGTTGGCGGCTTATGGGGAGCCACGATTTGCAGCGGCTCTCCGTGAACAGGTCCTCCGGCTCCTCCCCGATGGTGGGTTCGAATTGAATACGCAGATCTTCGATTTTCACTTGGCCCGGCATCGGATTTTCTCTCCCGCCATCCTCAGACTGTTAGGCCAAAATCGGCAGCCGGATGAAGACGTGACGCAGCGGCATAAGGATGTGGCGGCCAGCGCACAGCTGGTTCTGGAGGAGACCCTGCTCCATCTCGCGCGTCATCTGCAGCAGTTGACCGGTCTCGATCGGCTCTGTCTTGCCGGAGGCGTGGCCTATAATTGTGTGGCCAACAGTCGTCTGTGGCGGGAGACTGGATTCCGCGAGGTCTATATCCCTTCGGCAGCGGGAGATTCAGGCGCGGCTCTGGGCGCGGCCCTCTGGCTGACCCACCGGCGCGGAGCCTTGACCGAACGGACGGTCCTGCGATCCGCTTCCTGGGGGCCTGAGTTTACCGAACAGGAATGTCTGTCAGCGCTTGAGAGGGCCGGCTTGTCCGCTTCGCGTCTTCCGGATGATGAACTTTGCGAGACGGTGGCTCGTGAACTGGCCAATGGCCGCCTGGTCTGTTGGTTCCAGGGCCGGATGGAATGGGGACCGCGAGGCCTGGGCAATCGCAGCCTATTGGCCGATCCGCGCCGCGAGGACATGAGGGAGCTGATCAATGCCAAGGTGAAGCTTCGGGAGCCCTTTCGTCCCTTTGCCCCTTCGGTCCTTGAAGAAAGGGCATCGGAGTATTTTGATCTTCCGTCACCCTCGCCCTTTATGTTGTTGACGGTTCCGGTTTTGCCTTCGGCGAAGGGGCTGATTCCGGCCGTGGTCCATGTGGATGGTTCGGCGCGGGTGCAAACAGTGGATAAGACCTCCAATCCTCGCTATCGTCTGTTGCTCGAAACCTTCGGTCGTCAGACCGGCGTGCCGGTGCTCCTGAATACCTCGTTCAATGTGAACGAGCCCATCGTCTGCACTCCGGACGAGGCGATCAACTGTTTCCTCCGCACGGAAGTCGAGTGGCTGGTGCTGGGAAATCTGCTGGTGCAGCAACCAGCCTCCGCGGGGCGTCGCGCATGA